The Priestia megaterium NBRC 15308 = ATCC 14581 region AAAGGCTTCAGCCATTGAAATAATTTTCTTACATTCTGTAATTCCTCCTGCATGTGATAAATCAGGCTGAATAATATCAACGTAGCCGTCTGTTAAGAGCTTTTTAAACTCCCATTTTGAAAACATTCTTTCTCCCGTCGCAATAGGAATGGATACATGGTTGGCAATTTCTCTTAATGCCTCATTGTTTTCGGGCAACACCGGCTCCTCGATAAACATTGGACGATAGACCTCTAGTTCTTTAGCTAAAATTTTTGCCATTGGCTTATGTACTCGTCCGTGAAAATCAATACCTATTCCTACATAAGGCCCCACTGCTTCTCTGACAGCAGCGATACGTTCTACTACTTGATCAATTTTTTCATATGAATCCACGTATTGAAGCTCTTCTGTTCCATTCATTTTTACTGCTGTAAATCCTTGTGAGACAACTTCTCTGGCTGCTTCGCCTACATCTGAAGGCCGGTCTCCTCCAATCCACGAATACACTTTAATGGATTCTCTTGCTTTTCCGCCTAATAGTTGATGTACAGGAGCATCGTAATATTTTCCTTTTATGTCCCACAAAGCTTGGTCAATCCCGGATATGGCACTCATTAAAATAGGTCCACCTCGATAGAAACCACCTCGGTACATAACGTTCCAATGATCTTCAATATTTAACGGATCTTTGCCAATAAGATACTCCATTAGCTCGTCTACTGCAGCTTTAACGGTAGAGGCTCTTCCTTCAATAACTGGTTCTCCCCACCCAACAATTCCTTCGTCCGTTTCTATTTTT contains the following coding sequences:
- the dgoD gene encoding galactonate dehydratase, translating into MKITNYELFQVPPRWLFLKIETDEGIVGWGEPVIEGRASTVKAAVDELMEYLIGKDPLNIEDHWNVMYRGGFYRGGPILMSAISGIDQALWDIKGKYYDAPVHQLLGGKARESIKVYSWIGGDRPSDVGEAAREVVSQGFTAVKMNGTEELQYVDSYEKIDQVVERIAAVREAVGPYVGIGIDFHGRVHKPMAKILAKELEVYRPMFIEEPVLPENNEALREIANHVSIPIATGERMFSKWEFKKLLTDGYVDIIQPDLSHAGGITECKKIISMAEAFDVAAAPHCPLGPIALAACLQVDATCHNAFIQEQSLGIHYNQGSDLLDYIVDNHVFKYEEGFVKIPDGPGLGIEINEDHVRKMADIGHNWRNPVWRHKDGSVAEW